The stretch of DNA aatttcGACTTTAGTATTTGTAATGGACTTGAGGTTTTGTGACTCAGTTACATTTCCAGTTGTAGATTTTGCAGTGTAATAACCAGTGAGGCTACTTAAGTAAAGTGCTGTGGGTTTCAGGCCAGAGTAAAACAAACTTTGAATCTGAAATGACAACAGCCCCATGGATGAGAGGACATACATTAATTGGTTTCAATAGCAAACATTTATTCCAATCATTTGGACAATGCACAATTTTTCATCTACCCTGATCAACGTGCTCTGAATACTCAGTGTGATTGCTTGGTTCAACCGTCTTTAAGCAATCAATACTATTTTGACCGTCACACAAAAACGTAACTATTgagccttttttttcctttttgaaatCAAGTGATGATAAATCCATTTTtacagtttctttttttcttgctgCATAGAATTCATACAGCTGATCACAGTATCAGAAAACATTAATTATTCATCCAGGGACAACACAAGAGGCTACACATGCAGAGAGCATCCATTCACAGTTCTACTTATTGGATCTACATTTCTACCCACGTGTCACATTACACTCTTTGATTTCGTAAGCTTTTGGTAAAGACTCTAAATCAGACAAATCGTTTAAAACAATGTCATAGAAATATTCACGTCAtatcttttttctttatatcCAATCTATATATTAGATATGTTACTCTGGGGGGCTTTGTGGTATAACTATGTCTCATCCTAAAGGGAGTATGGACAATGTTAAGGCTTCTAACTAAAATGGAAGGAGTCGCTGTCTGTAATGtccggttcagactacacgatatgagcctgattatagcccgacacggccgtcgtagggtgtcGAAAATCAACGTGTTGTGTGCAAAAATCGATTGTtttatctcgtgtagtgtgtcatagtacacgagTACACAACCGACGCCACGTTcgacagaaagtctagcatgtttgatttttttttttgctttccacgACGTGGCCGTGAATTTCACCAGCTAACCcagctgtaaacagaagcacatggctacttattatgcagaatgatgtcatcgaACCTTCCCAGCACAACTGCTGCCGGACCTCGCGGTAGGATATTCAATCTAGGTTGAGTAAAAAAACACCACGTGTTGCTTCTTTGCGCATGGAGCATCCCGTTGCGTGCCTGCTTTCTCTTCTCCcagtgaattatatttttactgTTTTCCCCCGGAGCCTCGtgggcccctttacatggtcgggcccGGGGGCTTGAGCCCCAGTAAGCCCGTATATTAAGACGGCGGTGCcgggagagtgtgtattgtcGGAACAGGGGACCGAGGTGTAGTCTGTCATGTGTCGCAGCCAAGTCACGGCAAGAATTTTTTACTCTCAATCgtctaatctgacatagtgaccatcgtaacCGTCAAAAATATCATGTAGTCTGATCCTTCAATTTTCTCGACAACCGATCATacgatcgacttcacacttggcgggtgtattgctgaggacTAAAGGAAGTGCAGTGCTACTTACTAATACTTAATAGTGCCTTATGTACACACTGTGTAGTGTATTAAGAGGGGAACCCTATTAACTgttaaggcctttgcacaccaagtccgtatttttcgtcCAAAATTAtcgcacatttaaaaataaatacgacctgATGTTGTGTCAATTACGTTTACACACTGACTCCGAAACTTTGGTCCGTCACTAAAGTTTTTGGAACAGGTTCGATTTTCTGCGTTCGCATCGgtcaaaagagggttgtttgaccactcagagccaccgtccgtgcaaacgtcctcatccaaaatggcatgatCAACGTTCACatcgtctcccagcacaaagcactttaggatacagaaataaaagaatacagacatGCGGAaattaaagatagattgtggcaggtgactGCAGAACAGCTCGGAATCGGGGACGatcgcaaaacaaaggatgcacgaaagattagacagtagtgattgtgctctaggcagcaaacgatagcttcttgttAATGTCACTCATTCATTAGCCTCATTTGGGATGAGCGCTATCCATCACacccacgtaattaattcagtaTTTTTATTATACTGCAAATTTTTTCAGACTCGGTGTGTTATCAGatgacagatttaaaaaaacgcataaaaaaaaacagacttggTTTTGCAAAGACCTTAACACCGCCGaacggcatgctgggtacagcCCCCTCTCAACTTTTTAAAGATGGCCATGATCAGGTGATGTCATACAGGCTggtttcacacatacagtatctagtAAATATGGCAGTCTTCTTTGATATGTCTACtggtaaaaataaatgtaattcttCATTAAAGGAGTGCTGTATTGTATTGTACATCATAAGAAATCTTCAGTAATTTAGTCTTATATTAGACTTTGAAAATTAGACtttttgtatattttctgtAATTTGTAAGGCAGTCATATTTCACCAGTAGCTATGTAGGTAAGTAGGATAAGTAGTAGGATTTGTAAACATTTACCAAAAAGCTATCAATATAGTCGGACAATTATTGATTTGTGTTAGTACAGGTTGCAGTGTAAGAAACACAAGAGAACAATAAAGGATACATCTGGGGACATTTCTCTTAATGTCTTCAAATCCCATGTGCAGACCCAAACCAACAATGAGGCCGTGTCTACATGTATACAGATACGTCTTCTAAGATGCAGATTTTTAAAACTCCAGTGACTTTGTATCAGTGTGGACGTGTTTAACGGAGCGTCTGGGAAACGATGATGTCCTCTCCTCATTTCATGCtcattgttgctttgtgtaatgagcatgcgccagaaacaataacaaagatggtgGACTACCGACGTTTTTACGTTTTGTTAGCACTGCTCGGACTTATTAGtactttatatttaaaatatattacagTGTCCGATAATCCAATGGATGCGGATAATCGCccgaagatccgggtacttttccaggtgGAAGTTGAGCCATTTTCGTATCATGCGCCAATGACacactttcataggaatgaacggggccctgcCTCCAACaatggatccagttctcttaatacatctttggtgacatgtaaatattaaggCAAGCGTTTGGAGTCGTTTTTACATTTGAGTGTGGACggaaatattttgtaaaatgaaggtggacagtatttttttgttttttaaacggaggggaaaatacctgtttttaaaaaaatctgtatacCTGTAGACAAGGCCTGAATGTATCTACTAACAAGGGTTGTGTGTGTATCAGTCGCCTGATATATCTTACTCTGAGctatagagctccattgttgtccaaaaacataacatagcaatgagccacactgttggactcactgatgttccttcattaccatgaacacacacactgtagtttattgtgactcaatcccacatacaccgtcctgctgctacTGATATGACGAAAGCACCACATTATTTCAACACTAAAAATCACcgcttttttaaataatgaaactatatatttgtgaggtGATTTTAAAGCTGTTCGTCTTcggtaggaaccaatgggctttgAGCTGAGAGCCACTGACAGGTTAGGGAAGTCGGAGAGTATTGAGAGACGggctaacacattgttggttttgttcttttcatgggatttgttgagtACAACAAAAAGTATAGTGTTTTCCATTAAGATGGTAAAGTAACCACTGAATTCTCTTCACTGTTATCCCGTAGCATTGCATTGAAAAAGATCATTTGGGAAGAAACTGTGACATTTATTCACAACTGAACCACATCATCTTACTAAGTCTGGCATCAAACTGTATGGTAGCCAGTCAAAGTAATGTTAGTGTTTATTTGATAAGAAAGCCGCCTCTATGAAATGCATAGTACGACAGTTAAGAACACAACTATTGGCCAAGCTGGCTACCTGTCTGATGTCGAAAGACTTACAAACTACACAATCTTAACCCTGCTCTTGCTAAAATTAAATCTTCATTGGATTATGTTCCACAAATTCTAACAACCCCCAATGTTCTCTCATGTAGTCAAACCTACTGTACATAGGTATAGTAGAGAGTGAGTGGTTGCTTCACCCTCTGAAGTAATGACCTGTATTTATGTATAGTAATTAGGTATAATAAATTATTCTGAGGTGAAGATTAAAACTAAATCCAGCAATTTAAGTGCTTGAAGCACTCaaagtttgacagtttgaatAAGACAAAagaatgtatttaaaatattcaatatacCTGgattactttaaaaataaatgtttcttttCGAGAATCTGATTGCTTCAATCAAAACCtcagctattttttttattaaattacatttgttAAATTATGTacacatttcaaattaaaatgttccAGAGTGAGCTTcatttaagcaaaaaaaaaaggaaaaccagTCTGTAGTATTGACCTGAAGGGACAACAGTACTTAGATAAAAAGATTGTCATATAACTCTCACAATGAAACACAGGAATAAAGAACATACTGTTAATCACATCTGTAAATTCAATTTTTTAGAACTTTTTTAGAACATTTATgataaaaatattgtgatatgcaCTATAGAAAAATGACCATGCAAATGTTATCGGGCTATAGAATAAATCATGTACATTATAATGCAGGATTGCTATACAAATACTGGAAATTACATCTGaggatttatatatttttttcgatGAAAAATTCTAGCTTTGGCAAATTTTCTCATATAGTCACTCTGGCTAAACATTTTCATAGCACAATTGGTGCCAATATTGTTTGTaacaaatttaatttatatcCAGTGGGTGCTTATTTAACCACTGAGATACTAATTAATGATATGCACTATAATGTAAACCACTGTAAACAACAGTCACTATCCTGTTCGTACTTTgtattaatgtaaaaaaaagaaaagaaagaaaaacattaatttgaGACAGCTACTATCAGCATAAAGAACCCAAAAGGTTTCTCAGAGAACTGGCAGCCTCTACATAGCATTCTATACACTGGGTTGGATTTGGTAGAAAATCTGCTGGTTGCTATATGGCACAAAAGGAAATGACTTCGCAGCACAGAACTGGAAGAAGGTGCTGTTCTTCCAGCGCATACGGCAGATGGTGGAGGGAGTGCTAAACCCAGCAAAATCCCCTGTTACATGCTTATCCTGTTCAGCAAAGCCAAAGATCAATTATACTGAGGTATTACAATTCAACagaaatattgtatattcttgTTGAAAAATGCTACATGTAGTACCTGTACAACAAATCAAGTCTGATTTTTGTCTATGGTGAGCACGGTGCTTTACAGAGTTTTCTACTTGTAAAGAACAAAGATCTGGAATTGTTAAAACATTTTCTAAGAAAAagatgatttaaaaaacaacGTTTTGcgaaaaatgtttgtttgctaTCTGAATCAGAGTCAGGAAATCAATATCAGCCTCACTTCACATCTCATCTCTGTGTGAAGTTAGGCTAAACGCATTCCCAGCCAACTATCTCTGTTGTAGACACAGAGATTAAAATGATAGTCGGGAAGTGCTTTTTCCCCCCACAATAAACGTCTGtttcaaaatgttcttttattGATATCCTGAATGTTCCTCAACATAGGGCCTTTCTCAAACCGGACCCTCCCACCCCCACATCGTGATGGAGAGAACTGTATAAATACAGCGGCAAAACTTCGGGACGAACTTCCCTCGCTCCGTCAAACTGTCGTAACGTTTCGTAACCATGGTTTCGTATTAAGCAGATCGGATAGTAAAGGTTTACagtattaagaataaaaagaatatgcaatatacagagaaactaaaaatgaaaaataaaacttaCTCCCATGCTTCTTTGGtggcatttcttttcttttttgttaaaATCTTCTCGTTTTTAACTCAGAGGTTTATGAGctgcttggtttttgcaacagCCACTGTATTTATACAACACTTTACAACGTCTGTATAACCATATTAAGTTTTAGTTGCACGGAAGTTCCATTTGTACGGGACTTGTTCCGCGACGAACACAAAATGCCGTGGCATGTGGCCAGTAAGTCGGCATTGATGCAGGCTCGCCGTTGGAGGGATATAAATTTATAatccacttccactccccgctaattggtttgggatggcacATCCTCTATGCGAACACGCAAACAGAGTAGGTAGGGAGAGGTTTGAGAAAGGCCCATAgaacaaccctgtctcctacataattacgttcccatacaagtaaactgtattctcaattacatttcaagtgaaacatattttctctcgGCTTACGGTTGCacttttaaacacgtggttaacgttgaaAATtcgaaacaaaacaaaaaaacgccaCAAAACTATAATGTtgggtttagtaaaaaaaacgtCATGATTAAAGTTAGTGAACTGTTATTTTCACGtgggacacgaacactggtctcctgggtatCCCAGTAtttgttgacccatccaccaccccgacctcctccctatgtggagTTCCgcggactatcattacaaaacaaacataatccgCAACAAAATATATTTCTCTCGAAaagtaattcacaatgcagtttcattgtacgatttttaggagaccaggcacATGGGAGGCTcccatacatacagtatactgtgacAATGCTAtaagtgtacagtatgttatggCCGTCACTTTGAATTATTTCAGCTCTGTTTCtgataaatcatgttttttcttttggtttggTATTTTTCAGTTTCATGCCCACACAAGCCTTGGAAGTGCTCCAACTACCAGTCACCTTTCATTTTGGGAACCCCCCGCCCCCAAAATAACTACCCCACCTTTGTGATTCTGTTCATGTTAGCATTTGGTTGTGGGTTTGGCAGCAGCAAGTATATTTCTCAAGATGTTCATTTGAAAGCTACAAATACTTTTTTTGAAGCAGATTGAAACCTGCCAAATTCAGTTGAGTGGCTTGAGGTCAAGCCTTGCATTGAGTTTTGGAAATATACTAATAATCTTATGGTCTAAATAAGCATGATATTCCACCTTTTTGTGCTGTAGATATGGGATTGGCATGGACATCCAAATGTAAGTACAGGATATAAAGATAAGGTCAGGGTTTACAATATACAAGGTACAGTAAACGCATATTTCAGTGCAAGTCACAGCATAATTGACTTCATAGCTACAGAAGGAATGCTAAGCACACTTATGGTTCAAAACAGTATTCTGTTGAGTATGTGGTATCTGtacagaaaagagacaaaatacaaaacatatctCTGTCACATATTAATGTCATTGTTGCTCACTCTAAAATAAGTCATTCTTTATCTATTCaaattgtacagtatgttgtataGTAAATAGTATTTTGTGGTGTAGCACCCTTTTCAAACATACACAGTATTTACAGTGCAGGGAAGTAAACACTGGTTCTACAGCTATGGTACAATTATTTTGCTGTAGTTTGCTACAACTTTACTGTGctactgtcttttttttctcatgattTATATCCAAAACACTGTTTAAAAAAGGTTCTCCTGTCCCCAAAGCACTGGCACAGCATCGACATTACAATAGGTTTCCTTAGGAGTGACCACAAAAGTACACAGTGATTATTTCTACAACACTTAAAAGGTTGTGATTTAGTGTAAACACGTACAAAAATCTCATGCTGAATAAAACCTTTTCTTTTTGAAGTTATTATGATATACACAATGGCAGTTAATACTGACTTGTCACAGATATGGGGTTCTCTGAAAATCTTGCATTATTAGCTACGTCTTCTCATTTCGTAGGTTAGTCCTTGAAAACAGGAGTAATCGACGTTCCCTTGTAGAAAATGTTCCGGGCGTTATCGGGGCTGTTGGCTCGCTCTGGAATCAGGATGACATTATTGCCTTTTCTCCGCAGTGTGGACTCGCGACTGGAGGCGACGGAGGGGGTTTCTGAAGcgctctctccacctcctcctctgccaccacctcctccagaTCCAGAACCACTACCATCCCCCGGAGTGACCCTTATGGTAGAGAGGCCCTGGGGCTGGAGCCTGTGCTCTGACTGGCTGGTGTTCTGGGTGTGAACAGTAACTATGGGTGGGGTGCTAACGGTGGCAGTGGTGGTGACGATGTGATTGCCACGCTTCCTGTCAATGGACCCTTCGCGTATCGAGTCTGAGCTTTCTGAGTCTCTGTTTAGATCGTTGAGCTCAAAGGACTGCCTCAAgctcccacctcctcctcctcctcctgatcctcctcctgcttcacTAGTCACTGTACCTCCACCAGCTCCAGTGCCATGATCCAGGGACCGCCACCTCCATGATCCATCTGTGGACGGAGCTTGGATCACCGGCGGCTTGTTGGCTTCAGGGTGGGCCTCTACTCTGACAATTGCTCCGGTACTCCCTGAAATACTGCCCGTGGTGCTACCCAGTGAGCTGGGCCCTGTGGTGCTAAAGGGGTCTTGATCAGTGAGCACCATGTAGCGAGCAGAGCCCTGGCAACTCCCGGTGGTGCTGCAGCCTATGCTGCTCTCATCTAAGCTCTTAGAATGGGTCTGTAATAGGCCCTGCTGCTTGGACATAGCTATCACTTGCATGATCCGCGGCTGGGTGTTCTGCCCGTTATCGTAAGTCCTGCAGGCTGTAGTCTTCTCTGCTGCCCTTTGCCAGTTTGCCTGAACGGTGCTATTTATTGTCGACATCCCCTcaattcctcctcctcctccccccgtCCTCGGGGAGGTGTTGTTGTAATTCTCATGAGCTTCCTCTGGTATGTGGACGAGCTGTGAAGACCCAGGTCTAGATTGCATGGATATCCTGGCCCCTCCGGTGATGCCACTACAATTACTGGGTAGGGTGGTACTAGCACCTGTGGCCAGTTTGGACATGTATGCATGACCATCAAAGCCCCCATTCAGGCCCATAGCCGCTGGATCAGAGCTGGATCGGAGTTCCATACTGCCGTGGTGGTGCGGATGCTGGGAGGAATGGCCAGATGACGAATctacagaggaggagaaggattCTGGGACCTGCAGGGAGCATTTGTGGTTGTTGTTCTTACTTTTCCATTGAGACAGAAGCTGCTTCGAGCGACTGGAGTCCATGGAGGCATGGTGGAGGGTGGCAGCGTGACGTCTGGCTGCTTCTTCATACGCTGCCATGGCCTGGGGGGTGTGGACCCGAGGAAGGGTGTGGCTAAAGGTCATCATGGCGTCTTTGCTCGGGGGGCTGCGGGGGGAGATCACTTCAACATCGGCACTGGAACGCTTCAGACTGTCGTCAGACCTCTGCTGTTGAAGGCCTCGGTGGAGGAGGCCCTCAGAGTGGGAGGTGTGTATGCCAGGCTCCCCGGCCATGCTGGCTTTCATTTGCAGGTGGTGGAGTACTGCCTCCTGGCTTATGTGGGGCAAGGAGCAGGGGGGACGGTGTAGTACTGGAGGGGGATTGGCACTGGCCTCCTCACTAGGCTGAAAGTTTCCAACTGCATACAACCCCTGGCAACAGAGAAACATTATGTACAGTGCAACATTTTACTTCATGCAGATTTTGCTTGATACCTTAATGAGTTCCTTGTCAAACAATTTCAAACAGATTTAAAGAAAACCTTGAGTTTATAGAATAACTTCTGGTTTTGCAGTGGTACACCTTAAATTGTGTGTATTTGATGGGTTTAACCAAACAGAGGGAAAATGTTATACATGAATTTACCAGATTATGCTTTTCTAAAATTAAGACCTAACATCAAGTTCTGCTTAGGACTgggtatcggtactcgataCCTTTAAAGGTATCGAGTAAGTTTAGGTAAGACCTAAATAACCCAGTATCAAGTAGTATCAAAACTTCAGCCAAACAACGCGGTTCTGCAACCATGGGTCAGGGGATGGCGTTATCAACGGTAACCGCCGTATGATacgattagctagccagtgggacacacacacagtttccattcacatgatgggtattaaatgaagtactctattggtatcgaTGTCACTTTAAGGGTATTGGTATTGTCATCGTAATTTTTTAAACGATACAATGAAACCTATTTTCTCTCACTGGAGGGAAATGGCCACACATTACGTAATAGTAACTCCGAAGGACTTGGACTATTCAAATTTAGAAAGTAATTTTTAGACATGCCAGCAGCATGCCTCTATGGGGGCAGTTGGTCAGTCGACTACTTTAGTCCAGACTGACATATCTCAGCAATTATTTGATGGATCAATGTGAAATTGGGTCCTCCAAATGATGAATCCTATAAAGACTTTCATTATAGAGGAGTGCTGCTCTTAAACTCAGAGATAGAAACAGGGAAACCATTGGAAAGGAGGCTGTTGATGGGACTGGCCCCTACCAGGTAGACAGCAATGGCTCCGCCAAGTAGGAAGCCCAGGTAGACGTCGATGGCGTGGTTCTTGTACTGAATAATCCGGGTCAGACCACAAATTATGGCACAGATAATGAAGGAGAAGACCAGTAGTGGCTTGAGCAGCTTGGATGAGTCCGTCAAAGTGCTGTTGAAATACATCTGTGGACACATGAcacattttctgatttattttccATTGTCCTTACGATTGCTGCTTTGTCTTATAGCAGTGCAGTGTTAGATGAAGTACCTGAAAGTCACACTTGAGTTAAAGTACAGATATCGAACCAGAGTTGAAGTTAAAGACACATATTAGAATATTACTGGAGTAAATGTCTAAAGTatgtgatatttactgtactaAAGTCacaaaagtaattttctgatattaaatgtactgaagtattgaaagtaaaagtacaagtaaatgctgttaataaaaaagcaaGCAAGCAAGCCAGGATTTTGAGATGTATGAATTTCATTCCTCTTAACACCACCTTAAAAATAGAGGCTACATTACACTTGAAGAAAAACGAGGTCTTCACAACTAAAaggatttaaagaacaaaatccAGTTTTTATTTCCCTTGTAGTCGCATGTAGCATGTAGCATGTAGCATGATCTGACATACAGCCTGCCTGGATTCGCGCAGAAATCTAACCTTATCTACAGCTTTGAGAGGACTTTGTTTGCAGTTGCCAATCACGTACCTTGCAAGCTAGGTCACTGATTCACCAAACCTGCTTGTTTGCAATAGTAACAACGATGCTTAGGAGAATTGTAttggagtaaaagtacacattttattGAGTACAGATACTCACAAAAAATACTAGTACTGTAATGAAGAAATGATTACTTTATTACATTACACCACTGTAGCAGTGTGCTATTCCATAACCCCTTCCAGGCAGCATTTGGCATTTACGTGAATACAAAACACAAGAGTTATTATCTCCTCTGAAGTGAACGCTCTCTATATGTTCTGATTGTTGTGAGTCACCATCTCTAATTACTGTAACATTTCATATGGGATGGATTAATATGCTAGCTGCACCCCGGGATCTTTACTGGGCGTCAGCATTTGTCCAAGGACTACCATATTAATCCTCTTGTATCTTCTGATTACAAGATTTCAGTTTTACACAATTTTAGTATTTCACTCACAGTGTCAATATATTACTTCcaaatacttaaagggacagtgtgtaggatttggtggcatctagtggtgtggttgcagactgtggtaacgtgaacCGCCGAGTGTacaaccgtggtaacgctgttatCCGTACCATATTAACACTACTTTAGAAGACAGAAGTCAGACCGCGGTAACACGGTTTAACGCTCTGCGCTTCACGTTACCGCcttttcacaagcgtgtcagagaactacggcggccttcaggtaaagtaaaaagagccagtgtttggtttgtcctttctgggctactgtagaatcatccgtgaagaggaccagtCATGGATGTATTAGGAGAAAGTTGCTCAgcggcgcatgatgccaaaattgCTCGATTTCCGTCAGGAAAAGTACCCTGATCTTCCAGCAATCTTCCGCATACATTGGGCCATCGGTCTGCtcggtcccaacgtcacgctgtcgtcacggtctgggtctcattcacatgaacggaggaagggaaataactctggatttggccaTTAGTGCATtctacaacttttaggacctaatgatttaattaaggactattagagtgttcgtactggggagttgattcacctcaaaaaaaattatccgctgagttacagacgtctctttcccaatgtaagtctgaTGGAAAAAGTATTTTCTGCCCAACGGCATCACGTCACGGACACGGAAGATGTAGTACTGCCGATTGGCCACTaagaaagttgggatcaacgaccggcgctcatcctgggggcttgggaccagctccctctgtagatatgaaggactcattctaagctaacgaaaacacaccGAATCTTAATTTCagttgattatacactgatgaaaataaagtcatgaatattatattccatttctgctaatagaccCCCCgcaatgttacacactgttcctttaaatgtaatgtatatattttttcatatactaGAGGTGattataaaatgtattgttAATATTTTAGTTTGATATCatcatattattcatattttattgctATTGAAAGTAGGGAAAAGGCCTTTAGATAACATAAATGCTCCTTCAGTCTCTGAGTAGGCAGTCTGGTGTACATAGATTGACAGCTAAACTACCAGGAGTACAGAGACACAATGTGAACAAGCTAGGACTGTAAAGACAGTGTCTTATCAGCAGTGGTGTTGAAGAATAAGGACCTGATATTTAGTATCTAATCTGAAGCTGATATTTGCAGTTGAGTTTTCAGCGTTCTGTTCAATGTGCTACCGTACAGCTGTCAAGCTAATTAGCCGACTAGCCTGCAAACCGACGTCCTTTTCTTCTCATGAGAAGTTGACATTTTAGAGATGAGTGGATTTTTACACAGCGGAGCAGAAATAGCGACGAGGGAAGAGCCATGCGGGAAAGTTAATCTTGGCTAATCCCACCATCACATCACACCGCTCAGTGTTTCGCTTCTACTG from Sebastes fasciatus isolate fSebFas1 chromosome 21, fSebFas1.pri, whole genome shotgun sequence encodes:
- the plppr4b gene encoding phospholipid phosphatase-related protein type 4 codes for the protein MSAREKGIPTKDSVSLLPCFYFVELPILVSSVVSLYFLEWTDVFKPVKSGFNCHDRSLSLPYIDPNHEVIPLLMLLSLAFAGPAITIMIGEAILFCCLSRRKSGGGAEANINAAGCNFNSFIRRAVRFVGVHAFGLCATALITDILQLMTGYPTPYFLTVCKPNYTTLNVSCEQNPFVMEDICSGADPAAIMQGRKSFPSQHATLASFAAVYVSMYFNSTLTDSSKLLKPLLVFSFIICAIICGLTRIIQYKNHAIDVYLGFLLGGAIAVYLGLYAVGNFQPSEEASANPPPVLHRPPCSLPHISQEAVLHHLQMKASMAGEPGIHTSHSEGLLHRGLQQQRSDDSLKRSSADVEVISPRSPPSKDAMMTFSHTLPRVHTPQAMAAYEEAARRHAATLHHASMDSSRSKQLLSQWKSKNNNHKCSLQVPESFSSSVDSSSGHSSQHPHHHGSMELRSSSDPAAMGLNGGFDGHAYMSKLATGASTTLPSNCSGITGGARISMQSRPGSSQLVHIPEEAHENYNNTSPRTGGGGGGIEGMSTINSTVQANWQRAAEKTTACRTYDNGQNTQPRIMQVIAMSKQQGLLQTHSKSLDESSIGCSTTGSCQGSARYMVLTDQDPFSTTGPSSLGSTTGSISGSTGAIVRVEAHPEANKPPVIQAPSTDGSWRWRSLDHGTGAGGGTVTSEAGGGSGGGGGGGSLRQSFELNDLNRDSESSDSIREGSIDRKRGNHIVTTTATVSTPPIVTVHTQNTSQSEHRLQPQGLSTIRVTPGDGSGSGSGGGGGRGGGGESASETPSVASSRESTLRRKGNNVILIPERANSPDNARNIFYKGTSITPVFKD